In the Cryptococcus neoformans var. neoformans JEC21 chromosome 1, complete sequence genome, one interval contains:
- a CDS encoding Gly-X carboxypeptidase, putative codes for MSTHEKVYLPTASLGRPSPPRPYGPRLKFLLPLFGIVVFLLYQNSSTVLSKLHACSHSSLDKISDSDKCPVQPNPLNVGEDWNPLTDQAYGELAAKRLSRAVQIPTESFDNLPKDGSDPSFDKHYVFSNFIESEYPKLYQTLKHETVNSHAHLFTWEGSNKSLKPILFMAHTDTVPVLPETLSQWSYPPFEGSITRNATPDTPGTWLWGRGVSDCKNSLLGIYGAVERLVIEGYKPERTIIISNGYDEEIGGIRGSGVIAKILEERYGTEGISFLVDEGFTGVSQDYGALVASLGMAEKGSVNVQIKVETLGGHSSVPPVHTGIGIMSLILAELEKNPFEPSLVPSTPYFKYLSCMSEHAPEVPKSIKSRIKNPKKWKKLAHDLASSDRILNSFLATTQAIDLISGGVKVNALPEYVEATINYRIAFTSSVNETLEHISQLIVPLAQSLNFTISAFEPPVKRASHFHITLDAPFGFESAPITSSDSKSFELMAGTCKHVFGKDTIVSPSGMFANTDTKQMWNVTKNIYRFTPALLSENVNQHTVDERISLNAHLNTTRFFYKLLRNAEGWDAE; via the exons ATGTCCACCCACGAGAAAGTTTATCTCCCCACAGCCTCTCTCGGCCGGCCTAGCCCTCCCCGCCCTTATGGCCCTCGGCTCAAGTTTCTGCTCCCCCTTTTCGGCATCGTTGTCTTTCTGCTCTATCAGAATTCTTCCACCGTCCTCTCCAAACTCCATGCGTGCTCGCACAGCAGCTTAGACAAGATATCAGACTCAGACAAATGTCCAGTTCAACCTAATCCCTTGAACGTGGGTGAAGATTGGAATCCTCTCACGGATCAAGCGTACGGGGAGCTTGCAGCAAAAAGACTTTCCAGAGCTGTACAAATCCCCACAGAGTCATTCGACAACCTACCTAAGGATGGTTCAGATCCGAGCTTTGATAAGCACTATGTCTTCTCCAATTTCATCGAGTCCGAGTATCCAAAACTTTACCAGACTCTTAAACACGAGACTGTCAATTCGCACGCCCATCTCTTCACTTGGGAGGGTTCAAacaagagcttgaagccTATTCTCTTCATGGCTCACACTGATACTGTACCAGTCCTCCCAGAGACTCTGAGCCAATGGAGTTATCCTCCTTTTGAGGGTTCAATCACGCGTAATGCTACTCCAGACACCCCTGGAACCTGGTTATGGGGGCGAGGCGTATCAGATTGTAAAAACTCACTTTTGGGCATATATGGCGCAGTAGAGCGACTTGTGATTGAGGGCTATAAGCCGGAACGCACCATTATCATCTCCAATGGttatgatgaagag ATTGGTGGAATTCGTGGTTCAGGTGTGATCGCCAAAATCTTGGAGGAGCGATATGGCACAGAAGGCATCTCTTTTCTTGTTGACGAGGGGTTCACTGGAGTATCTCAAGATTATGGTGCGCTTGTAGCGAGCTTGGGTATGGCTGAGAAGGGATCGGTCAACGTTCAAATCAAAGTTGAAACCCTGGGTGGTCATTCCAGCGTTCCTCCAGTGCATACAGGCA TTGGTATCATGTCTCTTATCCTGGCTGAACTGGAAAAAAACCCCTTCGAGCCCAGCTTGGTACCCTCTACCCCGTATTTCAAGTATCTCTCTTGTATGTCTGAGCATGCCCCAGAAGTGCCCAAGTCCATAAAGAGCCGAATTAAAAACCcgaagaaatggaaaaaaTTAGCCCATGATCTTGCTTCTAGCGACAGGATATTGAATAGCTTCCTGGCGACCACTCAAGCTATCGATTTAATCTCCGGAGGGGTAAAGGTTAATGCGCTTCCCGAATATGTAGAAG CCACAATCAACTACCGTATCGCTTTCACTTCTTCAGTCAACGAAACCTTGGAACACATCTCCCAACTCATTGTTCCGCTTGCTCAGTCTCTCAACTTCACTATTTCCGCCTTTGAACCTCCGGTTAAAAGAGCCTCCCACTTCCACATCACTCTTGATGCTCCATTTGGGTTTGAATCAGCACCCATCACTTCTTCAGATTCAAAGAGTTTTGAGTTGATGGCAGGGACTTGCAAGCATGTCTTTGGAAAGGATACTATTGTCAGCCCATCAGGAATGTTCG CCAATACTGATACCAAACAGATGTGGAATGTTACCAAAAACATTTACAGGTTCACCCCCGCTCTGCTCTCGGAGAACGTCAATCAGCATACTGTGGATGAA CGCATAAGCCTCAATGCTCACCTCAACACCACTCGTTTCTTTTACAAATTGCTTCGAAATGCCGAGGGCTGGGATGCCGAATAA